One Papaver somniferum cultivar HN1 chromosome 10, ASM357369v1, whole genome shotgun sequence genomic window carries:
- the LOC113317025 gene encoding probable serine/threonine-protein kinase SIS8, with protein sequence MSKMKHLLRKLHIGNNNNNSTDHQNRLGQNNHTSSSNSVADGGGGGGGGGTSSSISTTSSVSSTNSTLPTTRNDVNLGNNTNNTVDFNFFEEEFQVQLALAISASDPDGKFRGGGGGGGGGEDIELDHQIKAAQRISLGVLPCGGVSNVPVLETPVDILSLRYWNYNVVNYDEKVVDGFYDVYGTSFSSTQGKMPLLVDLQAVSTSDNIDYGVILVDRCIDPALQQLERRAFSLSMECQTSESDPIASGLVQKIADLVVETMGGPVADADEMIRRWIDRSYDLRRTLNTIVLPLGCFDIGLSRHRALLFKVLADRINLPCRLVKGSYYTGTDEGAVNLIKIGYECEYIIDLMGAPGALIPAELPSNLEDSRADAIGHATAVETARDSFLALDMIDLHSEDKSGILGAAEVGGSESNEASGVGNHLVGKDVSPVQKQQTEVFEHEFGKLLPSLRKPRDGVSGTKGKASSAQKMKVKDVSKYVISAAQNPEFAQKLHAVLLESGASPPPDLFSDIAPLGEAEEQKVHAHTPFAEGEAMDTKDRSGKQKEDGAVHSYSPFTDNSGFRSSEHRYAGDTDTDNQGVSCQNHKDSALHIGGAQCCHGNAGRIVKTMETVETISSQDCQKCNAGAMLRHMETESHDLHMAVSSQNEWNSPVMDEVAEWEIPWEDIQTGERIGLGSYGEVYHADWNGTEVAVKKFLDQDLCGDALEQFRCEVRIMLRLRHPNVVLFMGAVTRPPNLSILTEFLPRGSLYRLLHRPNIHLDEKRRLRMALDVAKGMNYLHTSHPTIVHRDLKSPNLLVDKNWVVKVADFGLSRLKHHTYLSSKSTAGTPEWMAPEVLRNEPSNEKCDVYSFGVILWELTTLRMPWSGMNPMQVVGAVGFQNRRLEIPKEVDPAVAKIICDCWQNDPNLRPSFAQLMVLLKRQQRLIVEKS encoded by the exons ATGTCGAAAATGAAACATCTTCTTCGTAAACTTCATATTgggaacaataataataatagtactgATCATCAAAATCGATTGGGTCAGAATAATCATACTAGTAGTAGTAATAGTGTTgctgacggtggtggtggtggtggtggtggagggacGAGTTCATCAATATCGACAACATCATCAGTGTCATCAACGAATTCGACATTACCCACCACAAGAAATGATGTGAATTTGGggaataatactaataatacagTTGATTTTAATTTCTTTGAGGAAGAATTTCAGGTGCAATTAGCATTAGCTATTAGTGCATCGGATCCAGATGGTAAGTTtagaggcggtggtggtggtggtggtggtggagaggaTATTGAATTAGATCATCAGATTAAAGCTGCTCAAAGGATTAGTCTTGGGGTACTTCCTTGTGGGGGTGTTTCTAATGTTCCTGTGCTGGAAACTCCTGTTGATATTCTTTCTCTTCGTTACTGG AACTATAATGTTGTAAATTACGATGAGAAAGTTGTGGATGGATTTTATGATGTTTATGGAACCTCATTTTCAAGTACACAAGGAAAAATGCCGTTGCTGGTGGATCTTCAGGCTGTGTCTACTTCGGATAACATCGATTATGGAGTGATTTTAGTTGACCGCTGTATTGATCCTGCACTGCAACAGCTAGAGAGAAGAGCATTTTCTTTGTCTATGGAGTGCCAAACTTCGGAATCTGATCCAATTGCAAGTGGTTTGGTACAGAAGATTGCTGATCTTGTTGTGGAAACCATGGGCGGTCCAGTTGCTGATGCCGATGAAATGATACGAAGGTGGATTGATAGAAGTTACGACTTACGGAGAACTCTGAACACCATAGTCCTTCCTCTTGGTTGCTTTGATATTGGGCTTTCGCGCCACAGGGCCTTGctttttaag GTACTAGCAGATCGGATTAATCTTCCATGTAGATTGGTGAAAGGGAGCTATTACACTGGTACAGACGAGGGAGCTGTGAATTTGATTAAAATTGGTTATGAATG TGAATACATAATCGATCTAATGGGAGCTCCAGGTGCACTTATTCCTGCTGAGTTACCAAGCAATCTTGAAGATTCCCGAGCAGATGCAATAGGCCATGCAACTGCTGTAGAAACTGCCAGAGATTCTTTTCTGGCGCTTGACATGATTGACTTGCATTCTGAAGACAAAAGTGGAATACTTGGTGCTGCAGAAGTTGGTGGTTCAGAGTCAAACGAGGCATCAGGTGTTGGCAACCACTTAGTAGGGAAAGATGTGAGTCCTGTACAGAAGCAACAAACTGAAGTGTTTGAACATGAGTTCGGGAAGCTTCTTCCTTCATTACGGAAACCACGTGACGGTGTATCAGGAACCAAAGGAAAAGCTTCATCTGCCCAAAAAATGAAAGTTAAGGATGTTTCTAAGTATGTCATAAGTGCAGCACAAAATCCAGAATTTGCACAGAAATTACATGCTGTTTTATTAGAGAGTGGTGCGTCGCCCCCGCCAGATCTGTTTTCTGATATAGCTCCTCTTGGAGAGGCTGAAGAGCAGAAAGTCCATGCTCACACCCCTTTCGCAGAAGGAGAAGCAATGGATACCAAGGATAGGTCTGGAAAACAAAAAGAGGATGGAGCAGTACATTCATATTCTCCGTTTACCGATAACTCTGGTTTTCGCAGCTCCGAACATCGTTATGCTGGTGACACAGACACTGACAATCAAG GTGTTTCATGCCAAAATCATAAGGATAGTGCCCTTCACATCGGTGGTGCCCAATGTTGTCATGGGAATGCAGGAAGGATTGTGAAGACAATGGAAACAGTAGAAACCATATCTTCACAAGATTGTCAAAAGTGTAATGCAGGAGCTATGCTGAGACATATGGAAACAGAGAGTCATGACTTGCATATGGCAGTCAGCAGTCAGAATGAGTGGAACAGTCCAGTAATGGATGAAGTTGCAGAATGGGAGATCCCATGGGAAGATATTCAGACGGGTGAGCGAATTGGTTTAG GTTCATATGGAGAGGTATATCACGCAGATTGGAACGGCACT GAGGTTGCCGTGAAGAAGTTCTTGGACCAAGACCTATGTGGTGATGCACTGGAGCAATTCAGATGTGAA GTGAGAATAATGCTCAGGCTGAGGCATCCAAATGTTGTTCTTTTCATGGGAGCAGTCACACGCCCTCCTAATCTGTCGATATTAACAGAATTTCTTCCAAG GGGAAGTTTGTATAGGTTACTGCATCGTCCCAACATTCACCTTGATGAAAAACGACGGCTGAGAATGGCTTTGGATGTG GCTAAAGGAATGAATTACTTACACACAAGCCATCCTACAATTGTGCATCGTGATTTGAAATCCCCGAATCTCCTAGTTGATAAAAACTGGGTTGTCAAG GTCGCTGATTTTGGTTTATCTCGTTTGAAGCATCACACTTATCTGTCTTCAAAATCCACTGCTGGAACG CCTGAGTGGATGGCGCCAGAAGTTTTACGAAACGAACCATCCAATGAAAA GTGTGATGTGTACAGTTTTGGTGTGATATTGTGGGAATTAACTACGCTGCGTATGCCATGGAGTGGGATGAACCCAATGCAAGTAGTTGGAGCTGTAGGATTCCAGAACAGACGCCTTGAGATACCCAAAGAGGTTGACCCTGCAGTTGCAAAGATAATATGTGATTGTTGGCAAAA TGACCCAAATTTGCGGCCTTCTTTTGCACAGCTTATGGTCCTTCTTAAGCGTCAACAACGTTTGATTGTTGAGAAATCATAA
- the LOC113316819 gene encoding F-box protein DOR-like — translation MHLEHHLNHVDSDSDKFSFIALADNEIENNSSKFYYFEYNENHDQSTTQPIERIRRINLNPPFKPFQNVFSCNGLICLDRHPFLGAQPHCICNPITKEYIVLPEIKTGYCDPSWSIEFTSGFGYVSSTNEYKVVGIYRSEPRPMEVYVYTLGSGNGWRNVDSQFSCTIHWDQGAFVNGAIYWMCNELEIILAFDLAEEKFSGHILPPLLPPDSIWQNNRIGVLNGFLFFASYLVVEGAQCFDIWLLKKKDDKHGVKERDQHQSFVWSKEFRVADVELFGVTKSNGVVTYTNNYLNIYDTKASTSKRIVDFKERFLAVIPHKNTLVSLTELGEKDAKIMESVKIEETESHD, via the coding sequence ATGCACTTGGAACATCATCTTAATCatgttgattctgattctgataaGTTCAGTTTTATTGCTTTAGCTGATAATGAGATTGAGAATAATTCttcaaaattttattattttgaatataATGAGAATCATGATCAGTCAACAACACAACccattgaaagaattagaagaattaATTTGAACCCTCCATTTAAGCCTTTTCAGAATGTTTTTTCGTGTAATGGTTTGATCTGTCTTGATCGGCATCCATTTTTAGGAGCACAGCCTCATTGTATTTGTAACCCTATCACCAAAGAATACATTGTGCTTCCAGAAATTAAGACAGGTTATTGTGATCCTTCTTGGAGTATTGAATTCACTAGTGGATTCGGTTACGTTTCTTCGACAAATGAGTACAAAGTTGTAGGAATATATAGGTCGGAGCCCAGGCCTATGGAAGTCTATGTATACACTCTAGGCAGTGGGAATGGATGGCGAAACGTTGATTCTCAATTCAGCTGTACAATTCATTGGGATCAAGGTGCCTTCGTCAATGGAGCTATTTATTGGATGTGCAATGAATTAGAAATTATCTTAGCGTTCGATTTGGCTGAGGAAAAGTTCAGTGGACATATTTTGCCACCACTGTTGCCACCAGACAGTATTTGGCAGAATAATAGAATAGGGGTTTTGAACGGGTTTTTGTTTTTTGCCAGTTATCTAGTTGTTGAAGGAGCCCAATGTTTTGACATATGGTTACTAAAAAAGAAGGATGATAAACATGGAGTCAAAGAGCGAGACCAACATCAGTCATTCGTTTGGAGTAAAGAGTTCAGGGTAGCTGATGTCGAATTGTTTGGAGTTACAAAGAGTAACGGTGTTGTAACTTACACTAATAACTATCTAAACATTTACGACACAAAAGCTTCAACCTCGAAAAGAATTGTGGATTTTAAAGAACGGTTTCTTGCAGTTATCCCTCACAAGAACACCTTAGTTTCATTGACAGAATTGGGAGAAAAAGATGCGAaaataatggagtctgttaaaaTTGAGGAAACAGAAAGCCATGATTAG
- the LOC113316820 gene encoding auxin-responsive protein IAA9-like codes for MGVLFVEEESKVGNEKDKKESFVRAQAVGWLPIRSFRKNTLASTTKTSEEVDGKPGSSALYVKISMDGQCGPHGAPGRENKHMDFLHGSEYVLAYEDKDGDWKQVGDVPWECVAVVKKMNHGDVSADDYETGRGYARFRDS; via the exons ATGGGGGTTTTGTTTGTTGAGGAAGAGAGTAAAGTTGGGAatgaaaaagataaaaaagaGAGCTTTGTTAG GGCCCAGGCCGTTGGTTGGCTGCCAATACGGTCATTCCGGAAAAATACATTAGCGAGTACTACAAAGACCAGCGAGGAAGTAGATGGAAAACCTGGTTCCAGTGCTTTGTATGTCAAGATCAGCATGGATG GTCAATGTGGGCCGCATGGGGCTCCTGGTAGAGAAAACAAGCATATGGATTTTCTACATGGATCAGAATATGTTCTAGCGTATGAGGATAAGGATGGCGATTGGAAGCAAGTGGGAGATGTGCCTTGGGA ATGTGTGGCAGTAGTTAAAAAAATGAACCATGGTGATGTCAGTGCTGATGATTATGAGACAG GCCGAGGCTATGCAAGATTCAGAGATTCATAA